DNA sequence from the Cottoperca gobio chromosome 10, fCotGob3.1, whole genome shotgun sequence genome:
CCTGGAGCAGCTTATACCTGTGTAAGCAGTCAGCTATCACAGCTGAATACAAGTGTCCTAAATGAGGAGAAGCATTGACATAGAAGATGGGAGTGGTTATGTAGTAACTCCTGTCGTCTTTGCAGGAAAGGGTGCTCGTGCATCTCGACGCAGCGCTCCTCTGGTGTCTGTATAGAGCTGAACTTGGAGAGAGAAATGGGCTTTGCGGCAGTCTGTGAAAAGCCTTACAGCTTCTGgtgacaaacagaaaagaggTCCTCATCATTGGAAAGCAGGCGGTGCCGACGTGAGGACAACCAAACAAGTAGTGCAGTAATCATTAGTGCTAGCTGTTCATTTAGCTAGCTGAAATATTGAGTTTACGCACAAACACAGTTCAGTGGAGAAACGTAACCACTGTCAGGAGAAGAATTGGAAGATCTTGAGTAGTCCTGGTAAATGTTATCGATTACATTTTTGCTTAAACCAACCGCACGTGAGTTTTGCTCGCCTGTCAAGGTTAGCCTTCTTTCTTTAAAGTTTATTGATGGTTGGCAACCAACGATTTGGTGCATTACCTCCACCTACTGGACTGGAGTGTGGAgcagaaaataacaaatgattCCCTGTAATCTTTACCTGTTGCAGTCTATTAGTACATGTCTAAACAGTTTCCAGTGTATTACAGTGTGTGCCTAGCCCAGTGGGGGTGCTTGCCTATTCTGTGAGTGTTTGATGTAGTCCTGTGTGTCCAGACGGGTTAATGACCATCTCTTCCCTCAGGCTCCTGCTCCATCTTCCACCTACACCTACATGTTTCTGAATGCTGTAACGATGTCTTTACATTGTCTACCTTCTCATTTTCTTCCACGCCAACATGAGCAGGAACCCAAAGGAAGGAGATTTCAAATCCCCTATGATGTACTCTAAGTAGAAAATGCATAATTTTATACAGAATATCCCAGACTTAATGCTTGAAAGCACTGCCAAGCTATTAGGACACTGGGTTGGTTATTTTCTTCAACCCATTGCAATGCTAGCCATATCTCGAGTAATTCAGCTGTGTACACTGAAAGGTGGTCTCCTTTTTACTGCTACTTCACAATGAGGGAGGAAGAATGCCACACCTGTACGCCCAGTCGCTGGTTCTTTTGAACCATCTgtgaaaatgaacattttattttggtgtTGGTCAATATAGTTTTGTGCTATTGTTCCAGTTTaggtttgttttcagtttaagcTGCAGACTTGTGTCTATTGATGGCATATGAAATCTCCACGGAggtataattataatattatatcatttaATGGGTACTACTTTATGGCGTTTAGCAAAGcatatgacattttaaaacctcATTTGATTGCCCATTCTTCTACTTTATCTACTGCATTTTGCCTTTTAAATACTCTAAATTTCGACCCCTGACCCAAAGAGCCTCGTCAAAAGTGTAAAGTGATTTTCCTACGTTTTGCTCAAACATATCATTAATCATTATGTTAGATAACAGTGGACTGAACACACTGCCACACAGTGAATTTCCACTTGGAATATTCTGTACTTTAACCTCTATTGTCCTCCCACACAGGAAATCTGACAACCAGTTTTacatttgatcatttacacTTTTTAGGTTTAATAAGGAGTCCCTCTTTCCATAATATGCCGTAAGCTTTTTCAACATCAAAGAACACGGTAATCaccatttgtttatttgattgaATCCATCAGTCCCTCGCCTCATTCTGATAAATTTGTAACAAACTTTTTGAATTCTTGTCCATTGGCAGTAAGGCTTCTTGCGTTCCACTGTAGAATAATTAATATCATGAAGAGCCACCACCCCATTCCTGAGAGTTAGATGTGTCTTCACTTAACATTTAAGTGAACTGCTTAGTCCTTGGATTTCAAGGTATTTTTCAGCTAATTTTACTTTAATCTTTTCCCGTCTTCTTGTTcatgataaaacatttatcacaTATACCATGAACGACACAAACTCACTCTTGCCCACAATCAGCATATCTGTTCTTTACCGCAACCTTGTCACATCCGCCACAGGGTCTGCTGTTGCTCTCTGTTCCCACTGATATAGAGGCATCTGTCTGCTTGGACATTTTCTTCACAGCTTCAGAGTATGAAATCCCATGGGAGACATTAACTCGCTGCAACTCTGCTGCTTTCTTGCTGACTTCACACCCTCGATAGGCTGAACTATGTTCTCCTCCACTGTTGAAACACTTTAGTTTAGTTCCTTCTTTGCATTTCCTATACTCATATATGCGTGCCTGCACATCTACCACATCTTTGCTTGCCTTTGCAGTTTGCTGCTATATAGCCATATTTTTTTGGCACTTGAAGAATCTCAGTGGTGGAGGAATATATTGCCTAACATCATAACTCCTATATATACTTTGCATAGGTTCATTGAATTTTATAATGACAGGCTGTCACATTTCTCTTGTATCTTGTAGTTTTCAGAAGTTGGATAGGTGGATGGATTATTCGGCAATACTAAATTAGTACCTGCCTAGATTTGCACCCCCTCCTCAAACCAGTGTATATATACAATTCAAACTGTCCAGCCAAaagtgcaaattaaaaaaattaaatttgtATTCATCATTTATATTCTCTCACAGACCGAATATACTCTACAACCTACATTATTTGTATAAAACTAACGTAACCCGCTATCGTGAGAAGGAAAAAACCTTATGAACGTGCACTCAGCGTGGAGCTAGTCGAAGCGTCAACTGCTACGTACTACGTGCTCCAAAAACCACGCCCATCCGGGTGGCAGTTTTTATGGAGTCAGGTGACTGCCAGCCAATCAGCTGCTCCACTTCCTGATGTCAGTCAAACACGACGAATGGGGTTGACGTGACAACGGagataaaacatttgacaaactGTAAGTTTTCAGCGGTTGTTAATATTGTAACGTAACTAAAACGAAACTAAGTTAGAAGTCGCTAGTTTTGTCATGGCTTGTCTAAACCGTCTTAAAAGCTAGTTTCAACATCGTTGAGAGAGTCAGCCCATCATGTGATGTTACACATCGGGTGTCTGCTGTTGTTTGACTTAATGAAAACTTCCCGAAAGCTTCGTTTCTCAGAGAGGTCCAGTTATTCAGCCCAGCACGCGATCACACACAGCCTCTGCGTGagacgttgttgttgttttgtccgTTATTTCAGATGGAAGGGAACCGTTTGGACTTCTACATCGGTCTCTCTCTGGCTATGAGCTCCAGTGTTTTTATCGGTGCAAGTTTCATCCTGAAGAAAAAAGGCCTGCTGCGATTGGCCAGCAAGGGTTCAATGCGAGCAGGTACtgtaagctttatcaaaaataaaaactaacttTATCAAGTTTAAAAGATCAGTGTTTGTAGGGGAGATGGCGTTAGTTGACTCATTTGTATGCAGGGCGGAAGTGTCATGATCAATAGTCAAAGAGCTCGATCATAGGAGAAATATAACAAGTATAACGAAAAAACTATATAACTGTCAATTATGCTCTTGTGTAATTGGTTATGAAACTAATCTAATATCAGAAGTGATATTTAtttaggtttgtttttgttattttcagtatgtattaattaattaattaattaattaatgtattaatttgtatttatttctagaTAATGTTTAACCTTTTTGCGTAcaaatttattattataatttattatttatttactcatgtattaatgtattatcaAAAATAGTTCATATCATATCGGATAGTTAATCTACAACGATGCATCCTATTTTGTAAAATGGTCATATGTTTGCATGTAAAATGTTTATCTGCTTATTATCAGTAATAATACTGCAgctttcagataaatgtagtgggggggggggggtggtacaatatttccctctgaaatgctcaagtgaagtaaaagtatttgaTCACTGTACTTGAGTTAATGTACTTAACGTTAGTTACAATCCACCACTGTAAAATAAGGGGCATATCATAGCTATCACTGGGAAGGAAGGTGTGTCTTGATGGACACTTACAAATACTCAAATAATACAGCAGGAGAAGTATCGTgtgtaaacataacatttaaggACAATACCTATACAGGACTTTTCTTAGGATTAAGGAAGTTTTGGTAAGAAGTGTGTTCTTGTTGAAAGACGCTAATGATCTTCCAACTTTAAACCAATGaggaattattttaaatgaggaaCCTTTAACTGTTACTACGGCATCTCATTATATTGTGTACCTCACAGGTCAAGGGGGGTATGCTTACCTGAAGGAATGGCTCTGGTGGGCAGGACTCATTTCAAGTAAGTGAATGGTTTACGGCCTTAAGGCCCTGttacacatatccgtatggcagaaacgtatgctggtgtatacgaaatatcggcaatacgttgatataaattaagggtaagttgtgatcgttcgaaggagcagacgatacgccgaacacccCATTCATACGACCCAGGTCACACAGTtcagtatggcagaaacatgccgccgtatatgaaaagtagctcaaaatacgtccaacttttccacagcggtgttgtagctgacgtatacataacaaattaatatacgtatgtccaacatattgatagcgaatcacttacttatacaaaacgtatcagagcgtctggccaacggagctggaaaagtgccatttggttcacgtcatgctgatgctggagaacagaatgtactcttgtcgcagcctctcagcatcctccatgctctctgatgctgggctgatgtattcatcaagacgtgctgtgaagaagtgaggatgagctactcacagggaccctatatactatattcaaaccccaataagctcccaaaacgctagctgtactgtagaaacacgtttcataagttactccgtcgtcaggcatcatcttaacatagggtaggaataggttatccactcgttatcaataagttggctgtcggaattcaccgtcagccgacgtagcctatatctaacgtacctctaacgtagtcacgtaggtattcacgtactatatttacgtaggtaagtattcacgtatgtctaacgtcacgtaacgtctgcatatcttatgaagcacacgtcgggtacgtccggtaattttgaacatgctcaaaacatcagcgttcaacaacgcaccccagcgtaacaccgcatgctcttaacgaatactacttgtgtatggcgtgttgccgatattttgtatacgccatatgtttgtatacgttatgcattcgttgggcattcgtctgatacatttttgtattaggaagtgatgctctatcaataggttagacatgcgtatctgtatatgttcacttttccgatccgatgaaaagttggacgtacttggactctgacaaatcttcatatacgccagcatacgtttctgccatatggatatatgtgacagggcctttcGTTCTGCAAAATGGGTGACATAGTAAGCTACTTGTTTTGCTTGGTGACACCAGCCATGCCCAGAAACATTGTGgtctttgtttttcaaagtggAAATGAGGCTGTTGTGGGTTTGGTATTTTTGCTGGTGAAGTTGCAGTTGATGCAGCACCCACAACATATCTTTGAAGTACAAATTCCTCCAAAGGGTACATTTGCACTTGTGGGTTGGAAGAGAATACTTTTTCAACCTCTAACCAGCTCCACCAGCTATGAATTTGTGCACACTGATGGTCAAGTTTTATTCTAGTGGGAACTGGAGAGGCCGCCAACTTCGCTGCATATGTATTTGCGCCGGCCACACTGGTGACTCCTCTTGGAGCATTGAGTGTACTTGTAAGGTAATTGACTTTTtcttgagttttattttgcaggTTTTCATTATCAAGACTTatcagacattttaatgtgataCACATCTAGCCTTCTCAAAACTTAAGGATGCACGACGATATCGGCACGTCATCGGTATTGGTAGAGAAAggctttaaaattaaatattagcATCGGCCAGGAGTGAACACATCCTCCAATATGACAGGCCGATAAGATGGCGCTTATGCACATGTGACGCAAACCGATGGCGAAGCaagtgcaaaaacaaatatgtctgCGGTGTGGATGTGTACAATCTTGACAAGCATTGTATTTAAATAACTGCATCTGCCAGTGGGGGCCATCACGATAACGGTGGgcataataatatgttaattccTCTTCAGGAGAGACTAGGAGAGATATTGGATATCCGATATCGTGCATTACTAGATCCCGGTGATGCAAATACTCACAAGTGCAGTGGTTCCCATTCTTTTTGGCTTGCGACCCCCTTTGCAGGTTTAAATGATCTTGTGAGAGCTTTGGGGAGGGGCTCTCATCACAGGTTATTACCTTAGCATGGGCACGAATTGTGAGCAGTTCAAACCAAAGACTACTTCACTAGACGGGGTCTTAAAGAGGGGAAAGTATCCAATATTTCATTAGAGAAAAGCAACAAGTATagaacagtcaataaaataaatctagttTAAACCTTTTTCCTTTCTTATTCCTTTTTAATTACCTTGTGACCTCTTAGGTTTAGCTTGGGACCCCCCcagttgggaaccactgcactGGAGCACCAAATCGGTGATTGAAAATAGTCCAACGGATACAATATTTACTCCTGCTTGAGCAATGTTTGCTAAATACTACAGTGCCAAGCGCTAAGAAATAATGTTGCCCTTTTCAAAGCCTTTAAAATGAAAGCATATATGTGTGACTAGTTTTAAAAGATTTACCTCTTCACTGTGACAGACGTGCTGCGATACGCAGGCTATTGAATTGGTGGTCTTTTCATAAGATTTGttgacaatttaaaaaataaaatacaatagagTATCACCAGACTTATctatataatatgtaaatgcAGATTTGTACTAACTCTGTTTGTctgcatcatttatttttccttccaGTGCCATGCTGTCCTCTTACTTCCTGAATGAGAGGCTGAATGTGCATGGGAAGATTGGTTGTTTGCTGTGCGTCTTGGGCTCAACGGTGATGGTGATCCATGCCCCGCAGGAAGAGGAGGTTGCCTCCCTCGGTGCCATGGCTGAGAAGCTCAAAGACCCAGGTAGGACCAGACCCAGTGTGATCTCATTAACCATGGTGTGGAAACTGATTCCCAGATAACGGTtggatggattttttttttccagcgcACTAACTCATTCTTGAATGATCCCACTAGGTTTCATTGCGTTTGCTGTGTGCGTTGTTGGAAGCAGCCTTGTTCTTATCTTTGCTGTGGCTCCGCGGTTCGGACAGAAGAATGTGCTGGTCTACATCCTGAtctgctctgtgattggctccctgtctgtgtcttgtgtCAAGGGCCTTGGCATTGGCATTAAGGAGCTGTTTGCTGGGACAGCGGTGCTGCAGGAACCCCTCTTCTGGTCGTTAATCATCTGCTTGATAATCTGCGTCAGCGTTCAAATCAATTACCTGAACAAAGCCCTCGACATCTTCAACACCTCCTTAGTCACGCCCATCTACTACGTCTTCTTCACCACCTCAGTCATGGCCTGCTCAGCCATTCTCTTCAAGGAATGGTTGAGTATGAGCACTGACGGAGTTGTGGGAACAATAAGCGGGTTCCTCATAATTATTGTGGGGATCTTCTTCCTCCATGCCTtcaaagacattacatttaTCTTAGATTCCCTCCCACTCTACCTGAGGAAGGGTCCATGGGGGCACGAGCCTTATGTGGCTCTTCCCAGCCATGAAGCGCAAGCAGAGGATGAGATAAAACTACCCAGAGAAGGAAGTTCAAAGGGGGGCTGGAGTACGCACCAGAGGACTCCTTAAGGAGTACTAATAGACTTTTCACTACTGAGAAAAATTGATGATGGCAATTCTTAAGATTTACTGCACATCACAGCGTGGCAAGTTAGTTTACTAAATCTGAACTTCAAGTCTGTCTTGCACAATTCAGTATGCACTGGATGAACAAAGTTGCCTAAAGTGATCATAATGTTCCTGTCCGCACACTGGATTTCAtattaaatttacatttttagttaAACACAATAGTACATCCACatctgaagtaaaaaaaaagaaggaattaTGATCTG
Encoded proteins:
- the LOC115014297 gene encoding magnesium transporter NIPA2; the encoded protein is MEGNRLDFYIGLSLAMSSSVFIGASFILKKKGLLRLASKGSMRAGQGGYAYLKEWLWWAGLISMGTGEAANFAAYVFAPATLVTPLGALSVLVSAMLSSYFLNERLNVHGKIGCLLCVLGSTVMVIHAPQEEEVASLGAMAEKLKDPGFIAFAVCVVGSSLVLIFAVAPRFGQKNVLVYILICSVIGSLSVSCVKGLGIGIKELFAGTAVLQEPLFWSLIICLIICVSVQINYLNKALDIFNTSLVTPIYYVFFTTSVMACSAILFKEWLSMSTDGVVGTISGFLIIIVGIFFLHAFKDITFILDSLPLYLRKGPWGHEPYVALPSHEAQAEDEIKLPREGSSKGGWSTHQRTP